The DNA segment GCGCCCGGGTCGAACGCCTGGAATCCCCGGAGAAGGCCGACGCCACGATGACGGCCACCGCCAGCGAGATCCAGCTGATCGTTCACGGTCGCGTCCCGGTCGACGTGGCGTCCGTCGACGGCGACCGGGTCATCCTCGACCAGCTCGGAGCCTGGGAACCGGAGTAGGTGGTCGGCGAAGCCGTCGTTCTCCGTCCGGGGTGCGGCTCGCCGCACTGCCCGTAGAGCATCCTAGGATTCTAGGTTGATAGGGCTCGGCCGCCGCAGGGGTCGCGGGACCCGGGCTCGGTGCTCCCGGCGTACCGGGAAGGGGCTCTTCAGGGCGTCACCAGCAGGATCGCGTCCTGGCGCACGATCAGCACCCGGCCGTCGGCGCCCACCGCCATCGCCTCATGCCCCGACGCCGTGATGGTGAGCCGATCCAGCGGCGTCCGGGCGCACCGGCTCGCATCACAGCGCCACAGCACCTGCCGCCAGTACCCGGTCTCCGGCGCCGGCTCGCCCACCGTCACGTGGAACCCGGGCCGCGCCGCCTGCTCGGCAGCGGTGGCATAGGTGCCGGCGACCGCCCCCGACCCGCCCGCGACGGCGTCACCGGGCAGCGTCAGCAGCAGGTCACCGGCGCGCAACAGGCCCGGCTCCATCGACACCGCCGGCCCGCCGACCGTGGTGGGCGGCTCCCACGCCGACACCGGATGGCCCAGGAAACTCGATCCCTTCCGGACGTTCGCGCAGGTCAGCGGATCACAGGTCACCGACAGGGCGGCGTTGCCGGAACGCACCGTGGCGAGCGGCCGCCCGTCCGCCCCGACCGTCAGCCGCACCCGCGCCACGGTGGTGAACTCCTCGTCCCAGGAGAACCGCTCCACGGTGCCCGCCTCGTAGCGCTGCGGCCGCGCGCACCCCACCTCGCCGCACCGGACGAAGACGATCCGGTACGTCTTCTCCGCGGGGAACGCGAGCACGAACCACAACGCCTCATCCGGCCCGACCGCCGCGCCGATCTCCGGCCAGTCCACCTTCTCCTTCGCCGACCGGCGCAGCGGCACCCACGCCTCCGGGCAGCCGGCCCGGGTACAACGGGCATAGTTGATGTACGGCCCGCCGTTGTCCGACCCACCGCTGACCTGGGCTTTCACCACCGTCTCGCCGTCCGCGCTGATCCCGGCCGCGCCCTGGCCGTCGTAGACGGCCGGTCCGCCGTTGACGCTCTCGTACCGGTCGCAGAGATCGTCGTCGCAGAACCGCGCCCCGGTCATCGTCGCGATCGTCGGGTGCTTCCCGGCCGGCCACGCCACCGCGGCGGCGCTGGAGGTGCTGTCGCCGTGCGAGCGCACCACCGGCAGATCGAGGGGGTTGGCGACGGCCGGCACGACGAGGGTGGCGACGACGAGCAGCGCGCCGGCCCAGGGCAGGAGGCGGGTGGCCGGTCCGGCCATCTCATCGAGACGAGCGTCGACCAGTCCAAGATCCACCTGCTGGCCACCGCCCGGCTGCGCGCCGCTCGGCGGCGTGCCCCCCGGCGCTCCACGATCCGCGTCGGGCTGCTCCAGGTAGACGTGCGCCAGGATGCCCGCCTGCAGGCCCACCACCACGGCCACCGCCAGCGCACCCGCCACCCGCACGAACCAGTCCAGAGCCGGCAATCCCGGCGCGGGCGACACCAGTTCGCCCGGCAGCAGCGCCTGCGCCACCAGCGGCATCACGACCCCGCCGAGCAGGAACGCCCCCGCCGTCCCCGCGACCCGCCCCCGGGTGATCGCCCAGTCGAACCCGCCGAGCTGATGGGCGAGCAGCCCGACCAGCATCCGCGCGGCCACCACGCCCGCCGTCAGCAGCACCGCGACGACCAGCGCCACCCCGAACCAGCCACTCCCGATCGACGCGACCAGCCACAGCGCGAGCCCGGTGATCCCGGCGATCGCGACGAGACCGGAGGCGAACACCGGGAAGTTGCGCACGGCCGCCACCAGCGCCCGCAGCGGACGGACGTTCCTACCGCGTTCCACCCCGGCCGCCACCAGCGCCGATGCGGAGAGCCCGACCAGCCAGAACGCGGGCGCCAGCACCAGACGCCACCAGCCGTCATCGGCGTCGAGCACCGTCACACCGTTGACGATCACGCTGCCTTCGCCGCCCAGCGCCAGATCGAGAACGGTCATCACCAGCATCGCCACGCCGAGCACCGGCAGCAGCACCGCGGCCAGCTGCCGCGACGCCTTCACGGCCAGGCCATAACCGAGGAGCGCATTGCCGATCAAGGAGGAAAGCACCGCGTGACAATACTGCGGTACGGCCGGAGCACCCCGCTCAGCCGGTCCCGTCCGGCAGGACCGCCCCGCCGGGAAGGAAGGTCCGGCCGATCTGTGCCTCGGTACCGCCCGGAAGCGCCACCTCCCGGCCGGCCGCCAGCCGCTCACACCACGCCTGCACGGTCCAGAACTCGGGCGGGGATGCGCCACCGACGCGCAGATGCCCGTCCCCTGCCCCGAACCAGCGCGCCTGCCAGCGCCGATGCGTGAGCACCACCACCGGCCCGCCCACCAGATCGGCGAATCCGTCGTCGATCGCCTCGAGAAGGTCCACCGACCCGAAGTCACACGCGTCACAGGCACAGTCCGGCACCGGATCGTCCACGATCTCCGGCCGCCCGACGCCGAGCCGCAGGGCCGCCGGCGGATCCTCGTCGACGAACACGTGGATCGGAAGCGCGCCCGGCGCCGCCGAGGTCAGCACGGTGTGCCCGGCCGCAGGATCGGTGCGCCCGACCCCCGGCAGCCCGGCCAGCGCCTCGACCCAGAGGCGAGCCCGCTCGGCGACGATCCGGTACCGCTGCGGGTCGGTGACCCGCGAATACTCCGACTCGTCCCGCGTCGGCCACTCGTCCGCATGCGGGTTCGCCCAGGCCGGAAGATCCAACTCGGCATAACGAGCGGCCACCCGCTCCCGCACCTCACCCACCCGCCCACGATAGCCAGAACGCCGTGGCCGTCCCGGACGCCCGCCGGTAGAGTCGGCGCCGTGACACAGCAGCTGCTGTTCCTCTGATTCCGGGACCCGGTCCACCCGACCCGTCCCGTCACCCCCTGCCGTCGTCAGGGGCCCGAATCATGGGGAGCATCCGCATGCCCGTCACCCTGCCCGCCCGCGCGCGAGCCCAGCTCGTCGCCGCCGGAGTCCACGTCAGCCGCGGCGCCCGTCCCGTCCTGCGAGGTCTCGACCTCACCGTCTCCCCCGGCAGCCGCATCGGCGTCGTCGGCGAGAACGGCCGCGGCAAATCCACCCTCCTGCAGACCCTCGCCGGCGCCCTGCCCACCGACTCCGGCGAGATCCGCTTGTCGGGCACGATCGGCACCATCGCCCAGGAGATCCCACCGGCCGGCACCGTCGGCGACCTCATAGATCAAGAGCTGGCGACCGTACGAGCGATCCTCCGCCTGATCGAAAACCCCCCACCCACCGCGACCACTCCCGTGCCGCCCACTCCGCTCACCCGCTCATCGGATCTCGCAGAGTCGCCGGGGGCCGCGCTCGACGCCACACGCGAGGCCGGTCGTGAAGCCGCGCTCGAAGCCGCGCTCGAAGCCGCGCTCGAAGCCGCGGAGATCTTGGACGCCTGGAACGCCGACCGCCGTGTCCAGATCGCCCTCGAAGCCCTCGGCGCCGTCACCGACCGCACCCGTCCCCTGGCCGAACTCTCGGTCGGCCACCGCTACCGCGTACGCCTCGCCTGCCTCCTCAACGCCGGCCACGACTTCCTGCTGCTGGACGAACCCACCAACCACCTGGACGCCTCCGGCCTGGAATTCCTCACCGCCCGGCTGACCGAGTACGCGGGCGGGATAGTCCTCGTCAGCCACGACCGGGCCCTGCTCTCCGACGTCGCGGCCACCATCGTCGACCTGGACCCGAGCCGCGACGGCCGCCCGCGCGTCTACGGCGGCGGCTACACCGGTTACGCCACGGCCCGCACCGCCGAACGCCGGCGCTGGACCGACGAGTACGACCGCCGGCAGACCGCAGCCGCCCGCCTCGCCCGCGACCTGGAGCAGGCCCGCAGCCGGCTGGTCACCGGCTGGCGCCCGGACAAGGGCACCGGCAAGCACAAGCGCGCGACCCGGGCCCCGGCTCTGGTCCAGGCCACTCACCGCCGCCGCGCCGACCTGGAGTCCCGGGCCCTGGCCGTGCCCAGGCCACCGCTGCGTCTCCACATGCCCGAGATCCCGGCCACGACCGCGATCTCGTACGAGGTGACCGACCCCTCCTGGCCCGGCCGCCTGCACCACCAGGGCACGATCACCCTGAGCGCGGGCTCCCGCCTGGTGATCACCGGCCCGAACGGTGCCGGCAAATCGACCCTCCTCACCTTGCTGGCCTCAGCTCCCGGCGCCGCCCTGCTACCCCAGGAGTCACCCGCCCACCCGCCGGCCCGCACGGCCCGCGAGATCTACGAGGCCGGGGAACCGACCGACCCCGAAGATCTCGGCCTGCTCGACGCCGACGACTGGGACCGTCCGGTCTCCGCCCTCTCCACCGGCCAGCGACGCCGTCTCGACCTGGCCCTGGCCATCGCCACCCGTCCCCGCATCCTGCTGCTCGACGAACCCACCAACCACCTGTCCATCGCCCTGGTCGACGAGCTGACCGAGGCACTGTCGGCCACGAACGCGGCAGTCGTGCTCGCCACCCACGACCGTCAGCTACTCCGCGACACGAGCTCCTGGCCTCGCCTCCACCTCGGACTCCCGTCCGGGCAGAGATCCAGGCGCAAGTCCGGCCTCGAGCCCCGGCTCGGCCAGTGACCCGGGCAGTGCCAGTGAGCCGAGCAGCGCCAGTGAGCGGGCACTCTCCGACCCCGGCTCGGCGTGGTACATCGCCAGGATCAACCCGCCGCTGTCCGCCACGGTCAGCTTCTCCCGCCGCAGGATCAGCTCGCCCACCTGCGGATGCGACATCCGCGCCGAACCGCCGGACGGCGCCTTCACGTCATGCCGCGCCCACAACTGCCGGAACTCCTCGCTGGCCAGCGACAGCTCACCGACCAGCTTCACCACCCCGGGATCGTCGGCCTCCTCGGCCACCGAAGCCCGGAACGACGCCACCATCCCGCCGATCGAATGCTCCCAGTCCGGGTGGAGCAGGCGCTCGTCCGGATCGAGCAGCAGCGACCGCAGCCGGTTCTCGCCGGGCCGGATCGCCGGGGACAGCGCGGTGGCGAACCGGTTCGCGGCGAGCACGTCGAAACGCCTGTTCTCCACGAACGCGGGCAGCCCCACCACGTCGATCAGCTGGCGGATCCCGGCCGGAACCGCGTCACGGACCACCCGGCGGCGTGGCCGGGCCGCGGTGAGCCCTGACAGGTAGTGTGTCGCCGCCGCGTCCAGCCGCAGCGCCCGGGCGATCGACTCCAGGACCTGCGGCGACGGATTGCGGTCGCGACCCTGCTCCAGCCGCAGGTAGTAGTCGGCGCTGATGCCGGCGAGCGTGGCCACCTCCTCCCTGCGCAACCCGGGCGTCCGCCGCACCCCGATCGCGCGGATCCCCACCTCGGCCGGGTCGACCAATGCCCGGCGCGCTCGAAGGTACTCCCCCAACGCGTTCATGCCACCAGCCTAGAAACACCTCATCCTGGCCCTGTCGCTCCTAGGAAGAACACACCTCTGCACGCCACCGCGGAACCGGAGCAAGGTGGAGGCATGACACAGACGACGACACTTCCCGGCGGCACCTACCGGCTCGGCGACTTCGAGGTGACCCGATTCGGTTACGGCGCCATGCAGCTCGCCGGCCCGCACGTGTTCGGGCCACCGCGGGACCGTCCCGGCGCGGTCGAGGTGTTGCGCACCGCCGTCGCCCTCGGCATCAACCACATCGACACCTCGGACTATTACGGCCCCCATGTGACGAATGAGATCATTCGCGAGGCGCTCCACCCGTACCCCCAAGATCTGCACTTGGTGACGAAGGTGGGCGCCCGCCGCGACGAGCAGGGCGGGTGGCCCCAGGCGCGGACACCGGACGAGCTGCGCGCGCAGGTGCACGACAATCTGCGGCGTCTCGGGCTCGACACGCTCGACGTGGTCAACCTGCGGATGGGCGGCCTGCAGGAGGCGGAGCCGGGCTCGATCGCCGAGGCGTTCGGAGCGCTGGCCGAGCTGCGCGAGCAAGGGCTGATCCGGCACCTCGGCCTGTCCACTGTCAACGCCGAGCAGATCGCCGAGGCGCAGGCCATCGCGCCCGTGGTGTGCGTGCAGAACTTCTACAACCTGGCGAACCGCGGCGACGACCAGCTGATCGACGACCTGGCCGCGCAGGGGATCGCGTATGTGCCCTATTTCCCGCTCGGCGGCTTCTCGCCGTTGCAATCCGACACGCTCACCGAGGTGGCGGACCGGCTCGGCGCCACACGGATGGCGGTGGCGCTGGCCTGGCTGCTCCAGCGCTCACCGAACATCCTGCTCATTCCTGGTACGTCGAACGTCGCCCACCTGCGGGAGAACATCGCCGGAGCCGCGCTCGCGTTGGATGGGGCGGCCGTCAAACAGCTGGACGCGCTCGCGTGATCGGCGCCCGGCGAGCACCGACGACGAGGAGGGCGGCAGCTGCCAGAAGATGAAGAGCCCCGAAGTCGGCGCCTTCGTTCTCGACCGTGTTCGACATGTATTCGCCCAGCTCCTGCATGAGCTGCCAGTGGTCCACCGCGGTCATGACCGCGCCGTAGACGACGAGCGCCATCAGCAGCCCGCCGAGCGCGGTCCCGCCACCCGGGCCGGTGCCGTAGAACAGCAGGGCGCAGGCCGCTGTCGCGCACACCGCCACCACCACGCTGCGGACGAACTGTTCCATCAGGCCGTCGTCGCCGAGCGTCGGGAAGTAGGAGGCTATGAGTACCACCGCGAGCAGCGCCAGCCCGGCACGCGGCAGCCGTCGTCCTCGCAGCTGCGGGGCCAAGGCGAGCAGCAGCATGCCGGCCAGCCCGCCGAGCACCGCGAGGGCCGGCAGGTCACGCAGCGCGCCGACGGCGGTGGCCACGCCCGCGAGCGCGAGAAGCAGAACGCGGACCGGGTCGGCTGCCCCGGTCCGCGTGTCCGTCGAACTCATCAGGAGGTGGCCGCTGGGGTGACCTCGCCGAGCAGCTCTTCGAGTTCCTTGAGGTCCTGCTCGCTGAGGTCGGCGTTCGCGCTCGTGTCGGCGCCCGCGGGCGACTTCATCGAGTTGAGGAACGCGTCAACGTCGATCTTCGTGGCGTCCTGCGGGGCGTCGATCGCCGCGCCGGTGGTCACCTCGAGGCGCAGCGCGACCCGGCCGGTGGCGCCGTCGACGAACTGCAGCAGGTTGATCTCGGCAGCGGTCAGCTTGCCATCCTTGACCCAGAGGTCGAGCACGATCGGCTTGTCGGCCGGCGCGGGCTCCGACGTGAGGGTCTCGGCGATCGTCGGGTCGACGGCCTTGGCGAGGCGCTGCACCTCGGCGTAGGCCTTCGCGGTCGACGACGTGACGACCAGGTGCGTGTCGTCGTTCTCGTCGCGGACGATCGACGCGCCCTCAAGGAGGTTCTCCGCGCTGGCGGAGAGCTCGTCGGCGAGCTTCTGCTCCTCGACGTCCTTGGCCGGGACACCGGCGCCGGTCTCGGCCAGGTCACCGAGCTTCGAGCTGTCGATCGAGACCCACTTGCCGTCGAAGAACGCGTCGAGCCCACCGAGCGAACCGACTGCCTGGTCGCTGAGCGTCTTGACCTCGTCCGCGCTGGCGCCGAACTTGGTGGCCAGCTCGGCGATCGGCGCCTTGATGAAGATGGTCTTGTCGACGTACCGCACCTCGGTGCCCGTGACGCCGTCGACCGTCGCGCTGATCGACCCGCGGTCGTCGGCCACGCCGTCGCCCGCCTGGTCGTAGGCGATCGTGAACGACGAGTTGAACAGCTGACGCAGCACCTTCGCGTCCTCGTCGGTGATCTCGTCAGCCGGATCACCCGACTTGCCGGCGTCCAGCTTCGCCGCGGCGACGAGGTCGTCCGCACTGCCATTGATCTTGATCGTGAAGCCGGCCTG comes from the Actinoplanes sp. OR16 genome and includes:
- a CDS encoding DUF6226 family protein, which translates into the protein MGEVRERVAARYAELDLPAWANPHADEWPTRDESEYSRVTDPQRYRIVAERARLWVEALAGLPGVGRTDPAAGHTVLTSAAPGALPIHVFVDEDPPAALRLGVGRPEIVDDPVPDCACDACDFGSVDLLEAIDDGFADLVGGPVVVLTHRRWQARWFGAGDGHLRVGGASPPEFWTVQAWCERLAAGREVALPGGTEAQIGRTFLPGGAVLPDGTG
- a CDS encoding ATP-binding cassette domain-containing protein: MPVTLPARARAQLVAAGVHVSRGARPVLRGLDLTVSPGSRIGVVGENGRGKSTLLQTLAGALPTDSGEIRLSGTIGTIAQEIPPAGTVGDLIDQELATVRAILRLIENPPPTATTPVPPTPLTRSSDLAESPGAALDATREAGREAALEAALEAALEAAEILDAWNADRRVQIALEALGAVTDRTRPLAELSVGHRYRVRLACLLNAGHDFLLLDEPTNHLDASGLEFLTARLTEYAGGIVLVSHDRALLSDVAATIVDLDPSRDGRPRVYGGGYTGYATARTAERRRWTDEYDRRQTAAARLARDLEQARSRLVTGWRPDKGTGKHKRATRAPALVQATHRRRADLESRALAVPRPPLRLHMPEIPATTAISYEVTDPSWPGRLHHQGTITLSAGSRLVITGPNGAGKSTLLTLLASAPGAALLPQESPAHPPARTAREIYEAGEPTDPEDLGLLDADDWDRPVSALSTGQRRRLDLALAIATRPRILLLDEPTNHLSIALVDELTEALSATNAAVVLATHDRQLLRDTSSWPRLHLGLPSGQRSRRKSGLEPRLGQ
- a CDS encoding helix-turn-helix domain-containing protein, whose product is MNALGEYLRARRALVDPAEVGIRAIGVRRTPGLRREEVATLAGISADYYLRLEQGRDRNPSPQVLESIARALRLDAAATHYLSGLTAARPRRRVVRDAVPAGIRQLIDVVGLPAFVENRRFDVLAANRFATALSPAIRPGENRLRSLLLDPDERLLHPDWEHSIGGMVASFRASVAEEADDPGVVKLVGELSLASEEFRQLWARHDVKAPSGGSARMSHPQVGELILRREKLTVADSGGLILAMYHAEPGSESARSLALLGSLALPGSLAEPGLEAGLAPGSLPGRESEVEARPGARVAE
- a CDS encoding oxidoreductase, which produces MTQTTTLPGGTYRLGDFEVTRFGYGAMQLAGPHVFGPPRDRPGAVEVLRTAVALGINHIDTSDYYGPHVTNEIIREALHPYPQDLHLVTKVGARRDEQGGWPQARTPDELRAQVHDNLRRLGLDTLDVVNLRMGGLQEAEPGSIAEAFGALAELREQGLIRHLGLSTVNAEQIAEAQAIAPVVCVQNFYNLANRGDDQLIDDLAAQGIAYVPYFPLGGFSPLQSDTLTEVADRLGATRMAVALAWLLQRSPNILLIPGTSNVAHLRENIAGAALALDGAAVKQLDALA